In the Candidatus Cloacimonas acidaminovorans str. Evry genome, one interval contains:
- a CDS encoding Ppx/GppA phosphatase family protein gives MSIAAIDCGSNSLKCLIAEKRGENFNCLKDLRFQTRLASALNTNGFLSATAIEKTITILKHLQENEFPAYQIEEIRAVGTEAIRQAANKQEVVDRIFRETGIQLSVINEAQETFLEWKGVLSGLKKPLQPITIFDSGGASTEIINGNKGLIHKATCFPVGAVNFTQRYVHSDPISPIDFEELVRNIFQSLPQSFMIQDTFIGAGGGVYVCACVASGGKINSPEEAEGYEITLSELERQINLYQHTNLEQRKQILGMESERADIMLAAVLIYWTLLKASGKDNFLVSTRGIRYGLIAI, from the coding sequence ATGAGCATAGCAGCAATAGATTGCGGTTCCAATTCCCTCAAATGCCTTATTGCAGAAAAGAGGGGAGAAAACTTTAATTGTTTAAAAGACCTAAGATTTCAAACCCGTCTTGCTTCTGCTCTAAATACGAATGGTTTCCTCTCTGCAACAGCCATAGAAAAGACAATTACTATTCTTAAGCATTTGCAGGAAAATGAATTCCCTGCTTACCAAATTGAAGAAATTCGCGCTGTTGGCACGGAGGCTATTCGCCAAGCCGCTAATAAACAGGAAGTTGTAGACCGCATTTTTAGGGAAACAGGTATCCAATTATCCGTTATCAATGAAGCCCAGGAAACATTTTTGGAATGGAAAGGAGTGCTTAGCGGTTTGAAAAAACCCTTACAGCCAATAACTATTTTTGACAGCGGAGGTGCCAGCACTGAAATTATTAACGGGAACAAAGGACTTATCCATAAAGCGACCTGTTTTCCTGTAGGAGCTGTGAATTTTACCCAAAGATATGTTCATAGCGATCCGATTTCCCCAATTGACTTTGAGGAATTAGTTAGAAATATTTTCCAAAGTTTACCCCAATCCTTTATGATACAAGATACTTTTATCGGTGCTGGAGGAGGGGTATATGTATGTGCCTGTGTGGCTTCCGGAGGGAAAATTAATTCACCCGAAGAAGCCGAGGGCTATGAAATAACATTATCCGAACTGGAAAGACAAATTAACCTCTATCAACACACCAATCTGGAACAGCGTAAACAAATTTTAGGAATGGAAAGTGAACGAGCTGATATTATGCTGGCTGCTGTTTTGATCTATTGGACTTTACTGAAGGCAAGCGGAAAAGATAATTTTTTGGTTTCTACCCGTGGTATTAGATATGGTTTAATTGCAATATGA
- a CDS encoding HAD-IC family P-type ATPase produces the protein MKEYSNLKQGLTTKEVEEKLRREGYNELPGSKGRNLGKLIWDIISEPMFILLVACAVIYFFLGDLQEALVLTASVVIVMSIELIQERKTEKALEALKNLSSPRALVIRNGEQIRIPGREVVTDDLIILAEGDRIPADAYILENDLLSVDESLLTGESVPVRKRIWDKKERPSTPGGDDLPFVYSGTLVVSGRGIAQVFATGERTELGKIGKSLETITEEETRLSKETGRLVKYFAIFALLICAFVVIVFYVTRKHLINALLTGITLAMSVLPEEFPVVLTVFMALGAWRMSKKNVLVRRLQAIESLGSATVLCTDKTGTITYNKMTLQKIVSNSENIELKNSAKLSEPILNTLIHSVLGSMREPFDPMEKAIHNALNDLDPSIYAELQTYQEIREYPLTDELRAMAKVWKISGKTNYTVALKGSPEAVIKLCSVNTEEINAIMKQVSDLAEEGLRVLGIASCEIKTDVLPEKLTDLSFCYLGLIGLADPIRETVPEAVKICYKAGIRVIMITGDYIGTAKAIGKQIGLKNVDNIISGSELDQMSDEELAEKCKQVSIFARVVPQQKLRIVQALKANGEIVAMTGDGVNDAPALKAANIGISMGLRGTDVAREASAIVLTDDDFSSIVSAVKMGRRIYDNLRKSFTYVFSLHVPIAGMAMIPASFADYPIIYFPVHIAFLELIIDPACSIVFEMEKEEDDIMERPPRSVDEKLFGTKRLIIGFLQGLGVLILLLLMYFWGINRGMGENHLRAHIFTTLVFSNLMLITTNRSWHKNLFQIIRTPNKGMTYLFLGVFAIVLLMIKVPSVTNIFHLETMSIMELLTCLILGNMSVAWFEIYKLIVNRKSANKHLTE, from the coding sequence ATGAAGGAATATAGTAATTTAAAACAGGGATTGACCACAAAAGAAGTGGAAGAAAAATTAAGACGGGAAGGGTATAATGAACTTCCAGGTTCAAAAGGGCGTAATTTAGGCAAGCTGATTTGGGATATTATAAGTGAGCCAATGTTTATTCTATTAGTTGCCTGTGCTGTTATTTATTTCTTTTTAGGGGACTTGCAAGAAGCACTTGTTTTAACCGCATCTGTTGTCATTGTAATGTCTATAGAACTTATTCAGGAACGCAAAACGGAAAAAGCGCTTGAAGCATTAAAGAATCTATCCAGTCCGCGGGCTTTAGTAATTCGGAATGGTGAGCAAATCAGAATTCCAGGTAGAGAAGTAGTCACTGATGATTTAATTATATTAGCTGAAGGTGATAGGATTCCTGCTGATGCTTATATACTGGAAAATGATTTACTTAGTGTTGATGAATCACTTTTAACAGGAGAATCGGTTCCGGTTAGAAAACGGATTTGGGATAAAAAAGAAAGACCTTCAACTCCCGGAGGAGATGATTTACCCTTTGTTTATTCCGGAACCTTAGTTGTGAGTGGCAGAGGTATAGCTCAGGTTTTTGCCACAGGTGAAAGAACCGAACTGGGAAAAATAGGAAAATCCCTGGAAACCATAACAGAAGAGGAAACCCGGTTAAGCAAAGAGACAGGCAGATTGGTAAAATACTTTGCTATTTTTGCATTGCTAATCTGTGCTTTTGTAGTAATCGTTTTTTATGTCACCAGAAAGCATTTAATAAATGCTTTGTTGACAGGTATCACTTTGGCAATGTCTGTTTTGCCGGAAGAATTTCCCGTGGTTCTAACTGTTTTTATGGCGTTAGGTGCTTGGAGGATGTCCAAGAAAAATGTGCTGGTCAGAAGGTTGCAGGCAATTGAAAGTTTGGGTTCGGCTACAGTTTTATGCACAGATAAAACAGGCACAATAACTTACAACAAAATGACCTTGCAAAAAATCGTCAGTAACAGCGAAAATATAGAGTTAAAGAATTCGGCAAAGCTTTCAGAGCCAATTCTTAATACTCTTATTCATAGTGTCCTTGGCAGTATGAGAGAACCTTTTGACCCGATGGAAAAAGCAATTCATAATGCTCTGAATGATCTTGATCCCTCCATTTATGCAGAACTGCAAACATACCAGGAAATTAGAGAATACCCTTTAACCGATGAACTTAGAGCGATGGCAAAGGTCTGGAAAATTTCCGGCAAAACAAATTACACAGTTGCGTTAAAAGGTTCACCCGAGGCAGTTATTAAACTCTGCAGTGTTAATACGGAAGAAATCAATGCCATAATGAAACAGGTTTCTGATTTAGCAGAAGAAGGGCTTAGAGTTTTAGGAATTGCCTCTTGTGAAATTAAAACAGATGTTTTACCAGAAAAACTTACTGACTTATCTTTCTGCTATTTGGGTTTAATCGGACTGGCAGACCCGATTAGAGAAACTGTTCCGGAAGCAGTTAAAATCTGTTACAAAGCAGGAATCAGGGTAATAATGATTACCGGTGATTATATTGGAACGGCAAAAGCGATAGGTAAACAAATAGGTCTGAAAAATGTTGATAATATTATATCGGGTAGTGAGTTAGACCAAATGTCCGATGAAGAACTGGCAGAAAAATGTAAACAGGTCTCTATTTTTGCCCGCGTAGTTCCACAGCAGAAATTAAGAATTGTGCAAGCACTGAAAGCAAACGGAGAAATCGTGGCTATGACAGGAGACGGAGTGAATGATGCTCCAGCTTTAAAAGCTGCCAACATAGGTATTTCTATGGGTTTAAGAGGAACTGATGTAGCGCGTGAAGCATCGGCAATTGTTTTAACCGATGATGATTTTTCTTCCATTGTAAGCGCTGTCAAGATGGGTAGAAGGATATATGATAACCTGCGGAAGTCCTTCACTTATGTATTTTCTTTACATGTTCCCATTGCCGGAATGGCAATGATTCCTGCTTCATTTGCCGATTATCCGATCATCTATTTTCCGGTTCATATCGCTTTTCTGGAATTGATTATAGACCCTGCTTGTTCTATTGTTTTTGAAATGGAAAAAGAAGAAGATGATATAATGGAAAGACCTCCGCGCTCTGTAGATGAAAAATTATTTGGCACTAAAAGATTAATTATCGGTTTTCTACAAGGTCTAGGCGTATTAATCCTGTTATTGCTGATGTATTTTTGGGGAATTAACCGCGGAATGGGAGAAAATCATTTAAGAGCTCATATTTTTACTACCTTAGTGTTTTCCAATCTAATGCTGATAACTACAAACAGAAGCTGGCATAAAAATTTATTCCAGATTATCCGCACTCCCAATAAGGGTATGACTTATTTGTTCTTAGGTGTCTTTGCCATTGTCCTGCTGATGATAAAAGTGCCTTCTGTCACTAATATTTTTCACCTGGAAACAATGAGTATAATGGAATTATTAACCTGCCTCATTTTAGGAAACATGAGTGTTGCCTGGTTTGAAATATACAAACTTATTGTTAATAGGAAATCAGCGAATAAACACTTAACAGAGTAA
- the hrcA gene encoding heat-inducible transcriptional repressor HrcA, which yields MKKNVLRLNETLKALVDEYIMSCEPVSSRILNEKYLRNVSSATLRLDLLKLEKMNLISQPHTSAGRIPTIKGYREYLRLIEPEIEKIRYEGMDLLREILVRNYKDTPRALYYIMENLAKETDQLSFVAEPEVSSGYLAKLDVFSIGENKLIFVMSLDSGLDKTVILKCDNELTEAQLKKLVRYLNDELAGLQIYDIANRVLVEMQENADNGMISWFLAELHKAFMEISDFFIHYDGSINFLEQKEFDDKENILKFMSLLQRQDFLLNTMRKHQSDKEVNVVLGEDLAKGSWLDFALIYAKYEVFGIPGYLGVLAPVRTEYRKLIPLIRDVANTITNTTKRGMVVPQEKKE from the coding sequence ATGAAAAAGAATGTACTACGACTAAATGAGACCCTTAAGGCACTGGTGGATGAATATATTATGAGTTGTGAACCGGTGTCTTCCAGGATACTGAACGAGAAGTATCTGCGTAATGTATCCTCAGCTACATTGCGTTTAGATTTGTTGAAACTGGAAAAGATGAATCTGATTTCCCAGCCGCATACATCGGCAGGAAGGATTCCTACAATAAAAGGTTACAGGGAATATTTAAGATTGATTGAGCCGGAAATAGAAAAGATCAGATATGAAGGAATGGACTTGCTGAGAGAGATTTTAGTGCGCAACTATAAAGATACGCCCAGAGCTTTGTATTATATAATGGAAAATTTGGCGAAGGAGACAGACCAGCTTTCTTTTGTTGCTGAACCTGAGGTCTCCAGTGGTTATTTGGCAAAGTTGGATGTATTTTCCATAGGGGAAAACAAGCTGATATTTGTGATGAGTTTGGATTCGGGTTTGGATAAAACAGTTATTTTGAAATGCGATAATGAGTTAACTGAAGCTCAACTGAAAAAATTGGTGCGTTATTTAAATGATGAATTGGCTGGTTTACAGATTTATGATATAGCTAATAGGGTTTTAGTAGAAATGCAAGAAAATGCGGATAATGGTATGATAAGCTGGTTCTTGGCTGAATTGCATAAAGCGTTTATGGAAATAAGCGATTTCTTTATTCATTATGATGGCAGCATCAATTTTTTGGAACAAAAGGAATTTGACGATAAAGAGAATATATTGAAGTTTATGAGTTTACTGCAACGCCAGGATTTTCTCTTAAATACGATGCGCAAACATCAAAGCGATAAAGAAGTTAATGTAGTTTTGGGTGAGGATTTAGCTAAAGGCAGCTGGTTGGATTTTGCTTTAATTTATGCCAAATATGAGGTCTTTGGCATACCTGGCTATTTAGGTGTTTTAGCACCTGTCAGAACAGAATATCGTAAGCTCATTCCTCTTATCAGGGATGTAGCTAATACTATAACAAATACAACAAAGCGCGGAATGGTCGTGCCTCAGGAGAAAAAGGAATGA
- the grpE gene encoding nucleotide exchange factor GrpE — protein sequence MNKKIPKEPELEKEELITTEVSEEPKAKKIEELEKEVAEWKDKYLRCMAEFENFRKRTISEKAEWIRLATQKFALEICDVLDNFERAIQQATEEEKSTPFGKGVLMIEQQLRKALEKEGVKKIEALGEPFNPEFHEALAHIPSDQEENTVTAIIQNGYIMHDKVLRPVRVAVSNGSKINNESQEE from the coding sequence ATGAATAAAAAAATACCCAAAGAACCTGAATTAGAAAAAGAAGAACTAATTACAACGGAAGTTTCAGAAGAACCGAAAGCCAAGAAGATAGAGGAACTGGAAAAAGAAGTAGCGGAATGGAAAGATAAATACCTGCGCTGTATGGCTGAATTTGAGAACTTCCGCAAAAGAACAATATCCGAAAAAGCGGAGTGGATAAGATTAGCCACGCAGAAATTTGCTTTAGAAATCTGTGATGTGCTGGATAATTTTGAAAGGGCTATCCAGCAAGCAACTGAAGAAGAAAAATCCACTCCCTTCGGAAAAGGGGTGCTGATGATTGAACAGCAACTCCGCAAAGCCCTGGAAAAAGAAGGGGTAAAAAAAATAGAAGCACTGGGAGAACCCTTCAATCCAGAGTTTCATGAAGCCCTTGCTCATATTCCCAGTGATCAAGAAGAAAATACCGTTACTGCCATCATCCAAAATGGTTACATAATGCACGATAAAGTGTTGCGACCTGTTAGAGTGGCAGTTTCCAACGGTTCAAAAATAAATAATGAATCCCAGGAGGAATAA
- the dnaK gene encoding molecular chaperone DnaK, with product MGKIIGIDLGTTNSCVAVVEGGKPVVITNAEGSRTTPSVVGFTKDGQRLVGQLAKRQAITNPQNTVFSIKRFMGRSYDEVTQEIKQVPFKVVRGLKNQAVVHIDVENKDYAPQEISAMILTKMKETAEAYLGQKVTEAVITVPAYFNDDQRQATKDAGRIAGLDVKRIINEPTAAALAYGMENKKEQKVAVYDLGGGTFDISILDISEGVVEVLSTNGDTHLGGDDFDKRVIDWILEQFKKQEGMDLSRDPMAMQRLREAAEKAKIELSGTLTTNINLPFITADATGPKHLNLDLTRAEFNRLTSDLVERTLGPCKRALDDAKLKPSDIQEVLLVGGSTRIPAVQEAVEKFFGKNPNRSLNPDEVVAIGASIQGAILSGDEKVSDVLLLDVTPLSLGIETLGGVMTKLIERNTTIPTKKSEIFSTAADNQTAVTIHVLQGERPMAADNKSLGRFDLVGIPAAPRGIPQIEVTFDIDANGILHVSAKDKGTGKEQSIRIDRAGSISKEDIDRMIKDAELHSEEDKKRQEFVVAKNELDSLIFSTEKSLNEYGDKLSSSERSELEEEIKNAKEQMERATEASELNNIKENLAKKAQHLGEVIYAHMQQQQSAGGEGYSQDASGFNSGGYEQGPQEENPKQEGPIDADFEVVDDK from the coding sequence ATGGGAAAAATAATAGGAATTGATCTCGGAACAACAAACTCCTGTGTTGCCGTTGTTGAAGGCGGTAAACCAGTAGTTATAACCAATGCGGAAGGAAGTAGAACAACTCCTTCAGTAGTTGGTTTCACAAAGGATGGTCAACGTCTGGTAGGCCAATTGGCAAAACGCCAGGCAATAACCAATCCCCAAAATACTGTCTTTTCCATAAAAAGGTTTATGGGAAGAAGTTATGATGAAGTTACACAAGAAATTAAGCAGGTGCCTTTTAAGGTTGTGCGTGGCTTAAAAAATCAGGCGGTTGTTCATATTGATGTGGAAAATAAAGATTATGCTCCACAGGAAATTTCCGCTATGATTCTAACAAAAATGAAAGAAACGGCAGAAGCATATTTAGGACAAAAAGTTACGGAAGCCGTAATTACTGTTCCTGCTTATTTCAATGACGATCAACGTCAGGCAACAAAAGATGCCGGACGCATTGCGGGACTTGATGTAAAAAGGATTATTAACGAACCCACAGCTGCTGCTTTAGCTTATGGAATGGAAAACAAGAAAGAGCAGAAAGTAGCCGTTTATGACTTGGGTGGCGGAACCTTTGATATCAGCATTCTGGATATTTCGGAAGGTGTTGTGGAAGTCCTTTCTACTAACGGTGATACGCATTTAGGTGGCGATGATTTTGATAAGCGGGTAATTGACTGGATTCTGGAACAGTTCAAAAAACAGGAAGGAATGGACTTATCGCGTGACCCTATGGCTATGCAAAGGTTAAGGGAAGCAGCTGAAAAAGCCAAAATTGAGCTTTCCGGAACCCTTACTACCAATATAAACCTGCCTTTTATTACTGCTGATGCTACAGGACCTAAACATCTTAATCTGGATTTAACCAGAGCTGAATTTAATCGTTTAACCTCAGATTTGGTGGAACGGACTTTAGGTCCCTGTAAAAGAGCATTAGACGATGCCAAACTGAAACCTTCTGATATTCAGGAAGTTCTTTTGGTAGGTGGAAGTACTCGTATTCCTGCAGTTCAGGAAGCTGTGGAAAAGTTCTTTGGTAAAAACCCCAATCGCAGTTTGAATCCGGATGAAGTAGTAGCTATTGGTGCTTCCATTCAGGGAGCTATTCTTTCCGGTGACGAGAAAGTAAGCGATGTTCTGCTTTTGGATGTAACTCCTCTTTCTTTAGGTATTGAGACCTTGGGTGGAGTAATGACCAAACTTATTGAGCGCAATACTACTATTCCGACTAAGAAGAGCGAAATTTTCTCTACGGCAGCAGATAATCAAACCGCCGTCACCATTCATGTTCTGCAAGGTGAACGTCCTATGGCTGCAGATAATAAGTCCTTAGGCCGCTTTGACCTGGTGGGAATTCCTGCCGCTCCAAGAGGAATTCCTCAAATTGAAGTTACCTTTGATATTGATGCCAATGGTATTCTCCATGTTTCTGCCAAAGATAAAGGAACCGGAAAAGAACAATCCATCAGAATTGATCGTGCTGGAAGCATTAGTAAGGAAGATATAGACAGAATGATTAAAGATGCGGAATTACATTCCGAAGAAGATAAAAAACGCCAGGAATTCGTTGTCGCTAAGAATGAATTGGATTCCTTAATCTTCAGCACGGAAAAGAGTTTGAATGAATATGGAGATAAACTTTCCAGCAGTGAAAGAAGCGAACTGGAAGAGGAAATAAAAAATGCCAAAGAGCAAATGGAAAGAGCAACCGAGGCATCAGAACTAAACAACATAAAAGAAAATCTTGCCAAAAAAGCACAACATTTAGGTGAGGTTATCTATGCGCATATGCAACAGCAACAAAGTGCAGGCGGTGAAGGATATAGCCAGGATGCAAGCGGTTTTAATTCCGGAGGTTATGAACAGGGACCTCAGGAAGAAAACCCCAAGCAGGAAGGTCCTATAGATGCCGACTTTGAAGTTGTTGACGATAAATAA